A window of Campylobacter ureolyticus contains these coding sequences:
- the purC gene encoding phosphoribosylaminoimidazolesuccinocarboxamide synthase, with translation MTKDKLIYEGKAKKMWSVKEDDDLLIAEFKDSLTAFNGVKKAEESGKGALNNKISTEIFKLLEKHGIKTDLVKKIDDINQVVRKCKIIPLEVVVRNIATGSLTKRLGIKDGTILPFTLVEFCYKNDELNDPILNDEHCLLLDAVKTKDELEILKTEAKKINKILKDFFDKKDLKLVDFKIEFGKTKDGEIILADEISPDSCRFWDKNTNEKLDKDRFRQDLGNVKVAYEEVLRRILG, from the coding sequence ATGACAAAAGACAAGCTAATCTATGAAGGAAAAGCTAAAAAGATGTGGAGTGTAAAAGAAGATGATGATCTTTTAATAGCTGAGTTTAAGGACTCTTTAACTGCATTTAATGGTGTTAAAAAAGCCGAAGAAAGTGGAAAAGGTGCATTAAACAATAAAATAAGCACTGAGATTTTTAAACTTTTGGAAAAACATGGTATCAAGACAGATTTGGTAAAAAAAATCGATGATATAAATCAAGTAGTTAGAAAATGTAAAATTATCCCTCTTGAAGTTGTCGTTAGAAATATTGCAACAGGAAGTCTTACAAAAAGACTTGGCATAAAAGATGGCACAATTCTTCCTTTTACATTAGTTGAGTTTTGTTATAAAAACGATGAACTAAACGATCCTATTTTAAATGATGAACACTGCTTGCTTTTAGACGCCGTTAAAACAAAAGATGAACTTGAAATTTTAAAAACAGAAGCTAAGAAAATAAATAAAATTTTAAAAGATTTTTTTGATAAAAAAGATTTAAAATTGGTTGATTTTAAAATCGAGTTTGGAAAGACAAAAGATGGCGAAATTATTCTAGCTGATGAGATAAGTCCTGATAGCTGCAGATTTTGGGATAAAAATACAAACGAAAAACTTGATAAAGATAGATTTAGACAAGATCTTGGCAATGTCAAAGTTGCTTATGAAGAAGTTTTAAGAAGAATTTTAGGGTAA
- the purS gene encoding phosphoribosylformylglycinamidine synthase subunit PurS gives MKVIVNIKLKDLVLDPAGKATQDALCSLGFNVKNVRIGKQIVFDLDKKNEDDAKKEVTKMCEELLANTVIEDYEIVL, from the coding sequence ATGAAAGTAATTGTAAATATAAAATTAAAAGATTTAGTTTTAGATCCTGCCGGTAAAGCCACGCAGGATGCTCTTTGCTCACTAGGTTTTAATGTTAAAAATGTAAGAATTGGTAAGCAAATTGTTTTTGATCTTGATAAAAAAAATGAAGATGATGCAAAAAAAGAAGTTACTAAAATGTGTGAAGAGCTTCTTGCAAATACAGTTATTGAAGATTATGAGATAGTTTTATGA
- the purQ gene encoding phosphoribosylformylglycinamidine synthase I, which produces MKVVIIKFPGTNCDEDTKYAFDKLGFKCEIINHKQDKFCADLVVLPGGFSYGDYLRTAAISKFSPAMSEVLNHAKKGGYILGICNGFQMLLELKLLEGAMLKNKNLNFISKFQNLKVISNNNKFLSKCSKDEVLNIPIAHGEGNYYADEKTIKSLEENDQIILKYCDELGNITNESNPNGSVLNIAGICDKDKKIFGLMPHPERACEEILGGSDGVKMLKGFLC; this is translated from the coding sequence ATGAAAGTAGTAATTATAAAATTTCCAGGAACTAACTGTGATGAAGATACAAAATATGCTTTTGATAAACTCGGCTTTAAGTGTGAGATAATAAATCATAAGCAAGACAAATTTTGTGCTGATTTGGTTGTACTGCCTGGTGGATTTAGCTATGGGGATTACTTAAGAACAGCTGCTATTTCTAAATTTAGTCCAGCTATGAGTGAGGTTTTAAACCATGCAAAAAAAGGTGGCTATATTTTAGGAATTTGCAATGGCTTTCAAATGCTTTTAGAGTTAAAACTTCTAGAAGGTGCGATGCTAAAAAATAAAAATTTAAATTTTATTTCTAAATTTCAAAATTTAAAAGTTATTTCAAACAATAATAAATTTCTTTCAAAGTGCAGTAAAGATGAGGTTTTAAATATACCAATAGCTCATGGCGAGGGAAATTATTATGCTGATGAAAAAACTATTAAAAGCTTAGAAGAAAATGATCAAATTATTTTAAAATATTGTGATGAACTTGGAAACATAACAAATGAATCAAACCCAAATGGTTCAGTTTTAAATATAGCAGGAATTTGTGATAAAGATAAAAAAATATTTGGTCTTATGCCACATCCAGAGCGTGCTTGTGAGGAAATTTTAGGTGGTAGTGATGGTGTTAAAATGCTAAAAGGCTTTCTTTGTTAA
- a CDS encoding SH3 domain-containing protein: MLRVVFLLIFASFVFAQDIDIEFLKSIKPVSSSELLEKNSNQSAKTTDEILNKDTLTLDDLKQIAPNEDGNLELDNSLIYQEVRVTDFLLSTRNVPKNVYQNQIFSINFNADIQQNISLDLNLTVDKTPNLEWLNEGKINWDKDINGVYSTKLWFEAKEKNASLSKISIIAKRNGEFFQKANISPKLPKILPIEEKDGYAHIVADELKVLNYKTAKFDENSNIMTIELSSKNANLKSFYVNNENIIRQGINSTKGGYQNQKGFYFVVFNNNIKKFDFSYFNAKTKQFESFSLNIKLEVDDLSTQTELNPQNDPFYAYKKTALYAGVILLLFLYIFSKNTTPLIFACILIAFHIYNKDPHNVGIVSKDAKVKILPIEKSTIFYIPDSDEKVEIFDQNKNYYKVLFENGKIGWVNSQYLIKK, translated from the coding sequence TTGTTAAGAGTAGTTTTTTTACTCATTTTTGCTAGTTTTGTTTTTGCACAAGACATTGATATAGAGTTTTTGAAAAGTATAAAGCCAGTTTCTTCAAGCGAGTTGCTAGAAAAAAATTCAAACCAATCAGCAAAAACAACTGATGAAATTTTAAATAAAGATACTCTTACACTTGATGATTTAAAACAAATTGCACCAAACGAAGATGGTAATTTGGAGCTTGATAATTCATTGATTTATCAAGAAGTAAGAGTGACTGATTTTTTACTATCAACTAGAAATGTTCCTAAAAACGTTTATCAAAATCAAATTTTTAGCATAAATTTCAATGCAGATATTCAACAAAATATAAGTTTAGATCTGAATTTAACAGTTGATAAAACTCCAAATTTGGAGTGGTTAAATGAAGGAAAAATAAACTGGGATAAAGATATAAATGGCGTTTACTCAACTAAACTTTGGTTTGAAGCAAAAGAGAAAAATGCAAGCTTAAGTAAAATTTCAATCATAGCAAAAAGAAATGGAGAATTTTTTCAAAAAGCAAACATAAGTCCAAAACTTCCTAAAATTCTACCCATAGAAGAAAAGGATGGCTATGCTCATATCGTAGCTGATGAGTTAAAAGTATTAAACTACAAAACGGCAAAATTTGATGAAAATTCGAATATTATGACTATTGAACTATCTTCAAAAAATGCAAATTTAAAAAGCTTTTACGTAAATAATGAAAATATAATAAGACAAGGTATAAATTCCACAAAAGGTGGATATCAAAACCAAAAAGGCTTTTACTTTGTTGTTTTTAATAACAATATAAAGAAATTTGATTTTTCTTATTTTAATGCTAAAACGAAACAATTTGAAAGTTTTTCTTTAAATATTAAGCTTGAAGTCGATGACTTAAGCACCCAAACAGAACTAAATCCACAAAATGATCCATTTTATGCTTACAAAAAAACTGCTCTTTACGCGGGTGTTATATTGCTTTTATTTTTATATATTTTTAGTAAAAATACCACACCACTTATATTTGCATGTATTTTGATAGCATTTCATATATATAATAAAGATCCTCATAATGTCGGAATTGTAAGCAAAGATGCAAAAGTTAAAATTTTACCTATTGAAAAATCAACTATTTTTTATATACCTGATAGTGATGAAAAAGTTGAAATTTTTGATCAAAATAAAAATTACTATAAAGTTCTTTTTGAAAATGGAAAAATTGGCTGGGTAAATAGTCAATATTTAATTAAAAAATAA